A genomic segment from Saimiri boliviensis isolate mSaiBol1 chromosome 14, mSaiBol1.pri, whole genome shotgun sequence encodes:
- the TMEM160 gene encoding transmembrane protein 160: MGGGWWWARAARLARLRFRRSLLPPQRPRSGGSRGSFAPGHGPRAGASPPPVSELDRADAWLLRKAHETAFLSWFRNGLLASGIGVISFMQSDMGREAAYGFFLLGGLCVVWGSASYTVGLAALRGPMQLTLGGAAAGVGAVLAASLLWACAVGLYMGQLELDVELVPEDDGAASAEGPDDAGRPPPE; this comes from the exons ATGGGAGGAGGCTGGTGGTGGGCTCGGGCCGCCCGCCTGGCCCGTCTCCGCTTCCGGAGGTCGCTACTGCCGCCTCAGCGGCCCCGGAGCGGGGGCTCCCGGGGGTCCTTTGCCCCTGGCCACGGCCCCCGCGCCGGGGCTTCGCCGCCCCCGGTGTCCGAGCTGGACCGTGCAGACGCCTGGCTCCTCCGGAAGGCGCACGAGACAG CCTTCCTCTCCTGGTTTCGAAATGGCCTCCTGGCATCGGGCATCGGGGTCATCTCCTTCATGCAGAGTGACATGGGTCGGGAGGCAGCCTATG GCTTCTTCCTGCTGGGCGGCCTGTGCGTGGTGTGGGGCAGCGCCTCGTACACAGTGGGCCTGGCAGCGCTGCGGGGACCCATGCAGCTGACGCTGGGGGGCGCGGCCGCGGGCGTGGGTGCCGTGCTGGCCGCCAGCCTGCTCTGGGCGTGCGCCGTGGGCCTCTACATGGGGCAGCTGGAGCTGGACGTGGAGCTGGTGCCCGAGGACGACGGGGCGGCCTCCGCGGAAGGCCCTGACGATGCGGGCCGGCCACCACCTGAGTGA